One region of Mugil cephalus isolate CIBA_MC_2020 chromosome 17, CIBA_Mcephalus_1.1, whole genome shotgun sequence genomic DNA includes:
- the cdca4 gene encoding cell division cycle-associated protein 4 — protein MFPKGTKRKFSDSGEEPVSGGGDDQGPAAAAAAAAASSAAVRTMSSSYSLQRQSLLDMSLIKLQLCHMLVEPNLCRSVLIANTVRQIQEEMTQDGTWQIMTQALAAAQCPTDRLVATEVLCRQTDPAAQAGQSPKPFSVVGLEEGYHSEEVVMEGDVETEVTMSTLSPVSPQLPSASYLAGPFGMGPCWEEEEEDGECEEDEEEDSEECVSEGEDGGDRDHLSADSRTGEQVFGTFEIKHPAPPPDPALEELFSDVDPSYYDLDTVLTGMQSAPKMGPYDLLESLSSHGPTTLSSSASCRSDLNELDHIMEIIVGS, from the coding sequence atGTTCCCGAAGGGCACCAAGCGCAAGTTCTCAGACTCCGGGGAGGAGCCAGTCTCCGGTGGCGGCGACGACCAGGGCCCCGCGGCGGCGGCTGCGGCGGCTGCGGCGTCCTCTGCGGCGGTCCGGACCATGTCGTCCTCGTACAGCCTGCAGCGGCAGTCGCTCCTCGACATGTCGCTGATCAAGCTGCAGCTGTGCCACATGCTGGTGGAGCCCAACCTGTGCCGCTCGGTGCTCATCGCCAACACGGTGCGGCAGATCCAGGAGGAGATGACCCAGGACGGCACCTGGCAGATCATGACCCAGGCGCTGGCGGCCGCCCAGTGTCCCACCGACCGCCTGGTGGCCACCGAGGTGCTGTGCAGGCAGACTGACCCGGCGGCGCAGGCCGGGCAGAGCCCCAAGCCCTTCTCGGTGGTGGGCCTGGAGGAGGGCTACCACTCGGAGGAGGTGGTGATGGAGGGGGACGTGGAGACAGAGGTCACCATGTCCACCCTGTCGCCCGTCTCCCCCCAGCTGCCCTCGGCGTCCTACCTGGCGGGGCCGTTCGGCATGGGGCCctgctgggaggaggaggaggaggacggcgagtgcgaggaggacgaggaggaggacagcgaGGAGTGCGTGTcggagggggaggacgggggggacCGGGACCACCTTAGCGCGGACTCCAGGACAGGGGAGCAGGTTTTTGGGACTTTTGAGATCAAGCACCCGGCGCCGCCCCCTGACCCGGCCCTCGAGGAGCTGTTTTCGGACGTGGACCCGTCGTACTACGACCTCGACACGGTGCTGACGGGGATGCAGAGCGCCCCCAAAATGGGGCCTTACGACCTGCTGGAGAGCCTGTCCTCTCACGGGCCCACGACGCTGAGCTCCAGCGCGAGCTGCAGGTCGGACCTGAACGAACTGGACCACATCATGGAGATCATAGTGGGATCCTGA
- the LOC125024262 gene encoding SERTA domain-containing protein 3-like codes for MLGRGVKRKWSCLEELEAEVMEEKQQIGKEEEEEDEEVEVEVEVEREDEFLPTKPDMSHLQQQQQRQRVLGLCLEKLQRYQAGMELSLRRSVLLINTLRQIQEEMRSDEGARAPDAVRPDSCLLRDDFREDVSLTCPGCAEGEVDGEKSPELPSQEVNISAAELQKPPPPPPPPPAATVTSFSDAVNAMGYLSDLTLDDIFDDIDTSMYETSDLPSAWSSGSLWPVSVSLWPDEDAKVRPGGHSSAGSLQSCLLDLNDLDHIMEILVKS; via the coding sequence ATGTTGGGTCGAGGTGTGAAGCGGAAGTGGAGCtgcctggaggagctggaggccgaggtgatggaggagaagcagcagatcgggaaggaggaggaggaggaggatgaggaggtggaggtggaggtggaggtggaacgGGAAGACGAGTTTCTCCCGACCAAACCGGACATGAgccacctgcagcagcagcagcagcggcagcgggtGCTGGGCCTCTgcctggagaagctgcagcgcTACCAGGCCGGGATGGAGCTCAGCCTGCGCCGCTCGGTGCTGCTCATCAACACGCTCAGGCAGAtccaggaggagatgaggagcgACGAGGGGGCGAGGGCCCCCGACGCCGTGCGTCCCGACTCCTGCCTCCTCAGGGACGACTTCAGGGAGGACGTGTCGCTCACCTGCCCCGGGTGCGCGGAGGGTGAGGTCGACGGGGAGAAATCCCCAGAGCTCCCCTCTCAGGAGGTAAACATTTCCGCGGCGGAGCTGCAGAAgccgccgcctccgcctccgcctccgcccgCCGCGACCGTCACCTCTTTCAGCGATGCAGTAAACGCCATGGGCTACCTCAGCGACCTCACCCTGGACGATATCTTCGACGACATCGACACGTCGATGTACGAGACCTCGGACCTGCCTTCCGCCTGGTCGTCGGGCTCTTTGTGGCCCGTCAGCGTGTCGCTGTGGCCGGACGAGGACGCCAAAGTGCGCCCGGGCGGCCACTCCTCAGCCGGGAGCCTCCAGTCCTGCCTCTTGGACCTGAACGATCTGGACCACATCATGGAGATTCTGGTCAAGTCGTGA